The segment GGGTCAGCGTCTTGGTGGCCTCGGTCTTGTCGAGCGGAATGAAGCGCGTCATCCAGCGATAGGCGAAATCCTGATGATTGAGGGCATCGAGGATTCCGGGCCGGGTGAGGTTCGGAAAGCCGAGGATGGTAAGTGTGCGAAGATGTTGCTCACCCAGCATCGGCTCCAAGCCGCCGGTAAGCGGCACATCGACCAGGATGCCGTCCAGATACATTGGCATTTCCGGCACGGCGACCGGATGGCGGCGGGTCGAGATCGTGTCGTGCAGGTATGTCAGCGTCTCGGCGTCATCGAGCGGACGCACTTCGGGCATGAAGCCCGACAGAAGATCCAGCACACGGTCGGTCTCGTCACGGAACCGCGCCATCTCCTGGCGCCAGTCTCTTTCGCCTTCTGAATGATGCGAGTCGACGAGCGCGCTTTCCGCCCGCGCCTGGGCGTCCGGTGGCGGCATGGACAGCAAGGTCAGGTGATAGCGGCTCTCGAAATGCGCGACCTTGCCTTCGAAGGCAGCACGCCGTTCTTCATCAACCAGCCATGACGCCGCGTCCGGGAAACGCGAGGACGGATAGCCCAGCGCTTCGATGCGCTCGGCCTCGAAAAACAATGTCCAGCCGGAGCCAAGGCGTCTAAGCGCATTGTTGGCCCGGGCGCAGATGCCGATGAGTTCGGCTTCGGTCGAGCTTTCCAGATCGGGCCCGCGAAACCGAAGAGTCCGCTGAACGCTGCCGTCCTTGTTGAGCACGATGCCGGGCGCCACCAGTGCTGCCCAGGGCAGATGGTCGGCAAGCCGGTCGGCCTTGCCGCGATATTCCGAAAGGTTCAGCATGCGAGCCATCCCCTCAGGCGAAGGTGACGGACAAGCACGCTGGCAAAGTCGGGATCGCGCCTTGCGGCAAAGACCGCGAGCGTGTGGCCGCCAAGCCAGAGCACTAGCCCGGCAATCCATTGCTGCAAGCCTAGTCCGATGGCCGCAGCCACCGTGCCGTTGAGGATCGCCACCGCCCGCGGCGCGCCGCCCAGCAGGATCGGTTCAGTCAAGGCCCGGTGAACGGGAACCTCGAAGCCCTCGATATGTTGCACTCCGGCGGCCATCAGACGAGCGCCCCGCCGCCGAAGGAGAAGAACGAGAGGAAGAAGCTCGATGCGGCGAAGGCGATCGACAGGCCGAAGACGATCTGAAACAGCCGGCGGAAACCGCCTGCAGTATCGCCGAAGGCAAGGGTCAAGCCGGTGGTGATGATGATGATCACCGCGACGATTTTGGCGACCGGTCCCTGCACCGATTCCAGGATCTGCTGCAGCGGCTGTTCCCAAGGCATGCCGGAGCCGGCAGCGTGCGCCGGAACTGTGAGAAGAAACGCGAGCGCGGCAAACGAAAGAAAGCGGAGCTTCTTGCGCATAAGGGGGCCTTTCAGAGTTGCTAGAGTTGCGGAGGCGTGAGTGGGGTGAGGGCGTAGTCGCCGCTGCCGTCGAGACCTGTGACCTCAGCGATTGCATCGATGCGGCGCGACGAGCCGCGCCCCGCGATGAAGACGATGAGATCGATGGCATTGGCGATGAGGCGGCGCGGCACGGTGACGACAGCTTCCTGTGCAAGCTGCTCGATGCGATAGAGGGCAGAGCGCGCCGAATTGGCATGAACCGTGGCGATGCCGCCGGGGTGCCCGGTGTTCCATGCCTTGAGCATGTCCAGCGCTTCCGCGCCCCTGACTTCACCGACGATGATGCGGTCGGGGCGGAGCCGGAGCGTCGAGCGCACGAGATCGGCGAGTGTGACCGAGCCCCGCCTGGTTCTCAGGGCAACGCAGTCCTTTGCTGCGCATTGCAGTTCGCGGGTGTCCTCGATGAGGATCACTCGCTCGTCGCATTCGGCGACTTCGGCCAGCAGCGCATTGGCAAGCGTCGTCTTACCCGACGACGTGCCTCCGGCGACAAGGATGTTGCGCCGTTCTCGGACTGCCTTTATCAACGCATCGGCCTGCAGCGGCAACATGATGCGATCCGCAACATAGTTGGCCAGCGTGTAGAGCTTTGCGGCTGGTTTGCGGATGGCAAAGCAAGGCGCCAGCACGACAGGCGGCAGCAGTCCCTCGAAGCGTTCGCCCGATGGCAATTCGGCGCTGACAATCGGATTGTCCGCATGCGCCTCGGCACGCACGTGGGAAGCGACCAGGCGGATGATGCGTTCCGCCTCGGAAGGATGCATATGCACGGCCGTATCGATTCGGCCTTCTCCCAGCCGGTCGAGCCGCAGCGCACCATCGGGATTGACCATCACCTCGATGACCAATGGATCGGCCAGCGCCTCAGTGATCGTCGGACCCATGGCGGTGCGCAGCATGGCGCGGCGTCGGTGGTCGGCCGCTGGATGAGCGCTCATCCTTCCCCTCCTCCGCCATTGTCTTCGCCAAGCGAGCGTTTCCCCGATGCGATCTGGCGACCGACCTGCTCGACGAATTTGTCGAAACGCTCCTGGGCAATCGCCTGCGTCGCCTTGTCCGGAACAGGCGTGTGGGCATGAAGCGTGATCGAAAAGCGGATGAAGAGCGCCAAGCTTTCCAATGTCATGTCGACATCGCGCCTGACGTGACTGAGGTCGCGGGAAAGACGGTCCAGCCTCATGCCATAGCGCCGATCGAGTTCATTCTCGCCACGCCGCTCGATGAAAGCTTCTACGGCCTTCGCGACGACCGCGGATTTTGTGGTCGAGGGATCGCGGCTGAGGTTGTCCAGCTTCTCGCTCAATTCCGGTTCGAGCAGAAACTGGTGACGAATGCGGTGGGGCTTCATGCGCTTGTTCCAACTGGCCGGCGCTGGCGGGCCGGCGGCGGAACAAGCATTATCGAGATGCCCAAAATTGCTTACGGCCGTTATCTACGCTGAGATACGCCCGAGCTGCGGAAAGCGTTCAGAAGCCGGGGACGATATCCTTATCATCGTCCCTTCCCTCGTTGATGCCATAGGCACCTGCGACGGTGGAGATCCGGTCCATGACGCGCTTGTCCGCCATCGCCTCGCTATCATCGTCTGCGGGTCTGGACAGATCGTCCTGGTCCGGTTCCTGGGTGACGGCGGTATGTTCTTCGGGTAGGCCAGGATGGCGCTGCTGCTGAACACCTCCCTCGTCCGCAAGCGCGGCGCCAGCGCTTTCATCGTCGGACGCAAGACGACGGTCGACGCCGCGTACTTGCCCAGTCCAATCGTCCGGCCGCGACATCGGGCAGTCCGCGTAGGGTCCGTCGCGCAACACCGGCGAAGGCAGCACCCGCTCGGTGAAATTGTGATCCTCATAGTATCGCAGCTTTTTGGCCCGGATGGGGGGCAGTCCCGAAACCAGCACCAGTTCGTCCGCGGGCGGCAATTGCATCACCTCGCCCGGTGTCAGCAGCGGGCGGGCGGTTTCCTGGCGGCTCACCATGACATGCGAGAGCCAAGGTGCCAGCCGGTGGCCCGCATAGTTGCGCATGGATCTGAGTTCCGTGGCCGTGCCAAGCGCGTCCGAGATTCGCTTGGCCGTGCGCTCATCATTGGAGGAAAAGGCAATTCGCAAATGGCAGTTGTCCAGAATGGCGTTGTTGTCGCCATACGCTTTGGAGATCTGGTTCAACGATTGCGCGATCAAGTAGGCACGAATTCCGTAACCGGCCATAAACGCGAGCGCGGTCTCAAAGAAGTCGAGGCGACCGAGCGCCGGAAACTCATCCAGCATCATGAGCAGTTGATGCTTGCGGCTCTTCTTTGGGTCACCCTCGAGGCGCTCCGTCAGCCGCCTGCCGATCTGGTTCAGGATCAGTCGCACCAACGGCTTGGTGCGCGAGATGTCCGATGGCGGCACGACCAGATAGAGCGACATCGGCCACTCCGCATCCATCAGATCGGCAATGCGCCAGTCGCAGTCCGATGTTACCGCCGCCACGGTCGGATCACGGTAGAGGCCGAGAAAAGACATGGCGGTCGAGAGGACGCCTGAACGTTCGTTCTCCGATTTGTTCAACACCTCTCGTGCCGCCGAGGCCACGACGGGATGGACCTCAGGCTTATTGGCCGCACCGAGATGGTTGGTCGTCATCATTCGCCGCAAAGTCGCGGCAAACGAGCGTTGCGGGTCCGACAGAAAGGTGGCGACGCGGGCAAGAGTCTTTTCCTCTTCGGCGTAGAGCACGTGCAAGATAGCGCCGACCAGGAGTGAATGACTGGTCTTCTCCCAATGATTCCGCCGCTCCAGCGCGCCTTCCGGATCGACTAGAATGTCGGCGATGTTTTGGACATCGCGAATCTCGTCCGAACCTTTGCGTACCTCCAGCAGCGGGTTGTAGCGGGCCGATCGCGGATCAGTCGGATTGAACAAAAGGCAATGCGAGAACCTCGACCGCCAGCCGGAGCTCAGCTGCCAGTTCTCGCCTTTGATGTCGTGAATGACGGCCGAGCCGGACCAGGAGAGAAGGGTTGGGACAACCAGCCCGACGCCCTTGCCGGAACGTGTCGGCGCAAAGGCCATGACGTGCTCAGGCCCGTCATGACGCAGATACCGGTCCTTCAGTTTGCCGAGGAAGACGCCTTCCGGCTGAAACAGCCCTGCTTTCTCGATCTCCCGCGTCGCCGCCCATCGAGAGGAGCCATAGGTGGTGACCAAGCCGCGCTGGCGCGCGCGCCAGAGGGAACCAGCGATCGCAGCGGCACAGCCCATGAATCCACTGGTGCCCGCAAGCATGCCCGCCTTGTCGAATACCTCGGGCGCATAGGCATCGAATTGGAACCACCATTCCAACAGTTTCCACGGCTCGTAGATCGGCCAGCCAGCCGCGACAAACCATGGCGCGCCGAGTTGTTCCTGAAAGGCTAGCATATGAGCGCACCATTGCGTGGCAGCCCACACGCCGAGGAGAACGATGGCGAACACAATGGCGATCTGCCCAATCAGAAGCTTCGTGGGCGTCACTGGCTTGCTCCGCTGTTCTGGAGAGATGGATCGAGGATCGCGCGGGACGGCCGGAACAGGAATGCGCCCTATGTACGACTTGGTGCGATGAGAGGCTGTTTGGCGCGCCGTTGCTCTCCTTCGAGGTGTATCAATATTCGCGCATTCCCGAGGACTGCTATGTCGGAGGGGACTCATATCGTTCGTGCCTATCGTGAGCACGTGGTCGGGGAACTGGCGGTGGCATGCGGGCAAGCCGCTGAGGAAATTCGTAACATCGAGTCCGGTCTGAGGTACAACGAGATCGGATCGCGAGGTAGCCCTGCCCGCCATGGGAATTCCTCAGGCGAGTACCGACATATTGGGCGCTGCCTTATAAGTGGAAGGCGCCTTCCCGTTGCCTCTATCGCAGATAAATTACCTTCCGGCCTTCGCGCTGGATTTCCCAGCTGGACTGCGTTTCAGTTTCAATTCGCTGTGCTTCTTGTGAGCCAGACACGATTTCTCGGACGGTGAATTGACATTCATTGTCCGACAAGCCCTCGCCGGCGATCTGTTGGGCAGAGGCGGCTATCACCCCGGCCGTGGCACATCCGCGCGCTGCAGAACCTCGATGAGCCGCCGGCTCAAACGCCCAGGCGGATGCAAAGATCCACAGATGCGTTCCGCCAGCGCTAGTTGCGAAGCATATGACCGGCATTTCGCAACGCGCCTAGGAAGAGGCCGGCATGGTGAGTGACATCGATTTTGGCCTGCATTGACACCGGCATGCTGGTCCAATTCTCCAACGGTGCAATGAAGCGGGAGAAGGTACCGTCGACGACGCAGTAGCGGCTAATAAGGCCTTGTCTGTCCAACGCCAGCACACCAATCTGCCCGCCTCGATATCGGATGGCTGCGAGCCGTTGGACCTCGGCGTCATCATCGATCCGCACATCGAAAAGCAGGTTTCCGCGGCTCCTCGCGGCTATCTCCGCCGCTTTGTCATTGAAGCTCAAGCAGAGTGAGCGGACGCTTTCCACTGCCATCTGGAAAACAAACAAATCCAGTTCATTCACGGCCATGTGGGCAGTTGAGCCAATAAATGGATGATTGCAACGTCGCACACGGCTTGTTCACAGGTGTCGGCGACTGATCGTTCGTGGCTTTCTGTCCGCTGCCGGCGATGGAATATTTGAAGGACGGCGGGTCCCGTATTTCCTGTCGCGTTGGCAACCGCGGCGGCCACCTGCCGGGCGGCAGCGGCAGAGATAATGTCATAGACAGGTGGAAGCGTGGGCTTTCTGCCCTTCAATAGTAGTTCCCTGACCCTACAGATTTGCACGCGCGGCCGCAGCTTGCCGCCCGCCTCAACGGATTCGGCTTCTCTGGCAGCACGTTCCATTGCTGCGGTCGCCTTGTTGAGCGTCACCAGAACGCCAAGGTTCGTGGCTGGCAAGATCGCCAACTCGCTCAAGCTCACGACCTCTATTCGATGGACGGGCACGGCCGTGCATCGCCGCGGCAGGGGACAACATCGTCGTGACCGACCCTCAAGCCCTATATCGTATCGTGTCGGCGGGATCGTTCACCAGGAACGGCGAGATCGCCGTGGAGGGCAAGCCCTTCCACATCGTGGCCGTCGGCGGGAGCGGCAAGATCCACGATCAAGCAGCTGAGAAAGATCACGCATATAGCCACGATCCCGCGGTCCAGCCGATCTACATTTGAGGACGACCAGATCAAGCAGCGCGCCCTGTCGAATTTGGGTCCGGGATTGGCAGTTGGTCTATCCCTTCCTGACGATGGAACGCTCGATCCAGTCATGGCTTATAAGGCGGAGAGCGGCGACCAGAGCGCAGATGAGTACGCGCCTACTACGAGATCGGCTATCGCACCAATTCGAGCGGATCACGATCGATGGCGACACCGTGGCATTCTTCGAGGGCGGGAAGCCGCTTGAGGCCTGCTTCCCTGGCGACGGCTGTGAAATCCTGACCTCGAAGAAAGGAAACCGCATGGGCGTCAAATTCCGCTTCGGCGTCGCCTTGGCCTCCTCACACTTGGTTGGCTGACTCAGCGGGCAACCCGGTCGAGAAAAGCGTCGAATGCGGCAGCGACAACGCGCATCGCAAAGCGATGCTGCCGCCGTACGCGGACAAAACCCTTTTCGATGTCCACAATCCCGTCCTTGGCAAGCATCGCCAAGCGTTCAGCTGAATCGAGAAAATGGATCGGATCAGATCCGTGGGCGGCACAGATTGCCGGCACATCGGCCTCGAGATCGCACATTAGTCGCTCGATAATTGCGGCTCGCGCGCGGTCTTCGTCGGTGAGACGGTAGCCCTTTGACGTCGCCAGACGGCCAGCCGCGATGTGCCGGCAGTAGGAATCCCGTGTAACCTCGTTCTGAACGTAGCCCTCGCCGACACGCCCGATAGCCGACGCGCCGAAACCGATCAGGGTTTTGCAGGTGTCGGCCGAGTAGCCCAGCGAGTTGCGCCGCAGGCGACCGGTTTTCTGTGCCAGCGCGAGATCGTCGTCCGGCAAGGCGAAATGGTCGAGCCCGATCTCTCGGTAGCCGGCGGCAATCAGCGTCACGGCAATGGCCGCATCCTGTTCGGCGCGGGCAGCGCTGCCCGGAAGCGATGCCTCCTCGATGAGGCGCTGATTCTTAATAAAGGACGGAATGTGCGAGTAGCCGAACACCGCAAGCCGGTTGGGGCGCATGGCGACCGCCGCCCTCGTGGTCTCGACGCAAGACTGCACCGTTTGATGCGGGAGACCAAAGATGAGGTCGAAGTTGATGCTTGTCACTCCATGCCGACGCAGCATTTCGACGGCAGCCGCCGTCTGCGCCTCACTCTGGACCCGGTTGATCGCTTTTTGAACAATGGGATCGAAGCTCTGCACGCCGAGGCTCGCGCGGTTCACGCCGGCTGCTTGCAAGGCTTCGGCCATATCGGCCGTGAACGTGCGTGGATCGATCTCGACGGCGATCGTAGCTGTTTCCGCAAGCGCAAAGTGGCGGCGCAGGAATTCCGTCAGGGCGAGGAACTCAACTGGCCCCATGAGAGTTGGCGTTCCGCCGCCGAAATGCACATCGCTCACGGGCAGCGCCTGCGGCGCGTGCTCCGAGACCAAACGTATCTCGTCACGCAGCGCCGCCAGATAATTAACGATCGGCGCATCATGGCGGGTGATGGTGGTGGGGAAGCCGCAATACCAGCACTTTGATCGGCAGAACGGAACGTGCAAGTAGAGTGACGCCGGATCGTTAGCCGGTAGGTTCCTGAGCCATTCCTCATAAGCGTCGGCGCCGACCGCCCCAGAGAACTCCGCGACAGTCGGATAGATGGTGTACCAAGGCAGGTGGGCTTCGCGATGTTTTGTGGTCTGCAACAGTTACCGTCCCATGTTGTTGCCTTCCATCCTTACCACTGCGCTCTCCTGTGTCTTTGCGCTGTATCAGTCCGGTCCGCTTTGGGCCCGATTATTTCGCAGCGATAGCCCCATTCAGCCTTGGCTGGACAGCGATGGTATGAGCACGCGCTGGTCAGCGACAAGCGCCGTGGGTTTCCCGTCGAGACTTTCCCGCACACCGTTTGGTGCTACTATCCTATCCTATCCCCTCCCTTCAGCGTCCGATGGAACGCAGCATGCCCCGTCCGACCAGTCGATTCGGCGTTGGGACCAGACTTTTGCTCGCCGGCTGGTGCGTAAGACGGCGTCACGTAGCGATACCTGGCATCTCGATGAGTTCGTCGTATTAATTGCCGGCACGAGGCTTTGGCTGTGGCGCACCGTCTGTCAGAGCGGGAATTGTGCTCGAGGAGACCGTCCAGGTCCGCCCCTGCCAAGGCTGCAAGCCTGATGAACCAATTTAGAAAGTAGCGCTACGCCAGGCGCATGATCACCGACAAATCGCGCTCCTGTGGCCCGGCAAAGCGCCGGAGTGAAGCGCAACTCAAGCATCGCTCGCAGCTGACAATCGAGCGAATTCGCATGTGCTTCCGTAAAAACAAAAATGGCCCATGCACGGCTTCCGATTCAGAGAGGGGCTTACAACGGCTCGTCTCGACCTTCCCGCCTTTCGGAACCACTTTGTCCGGACTAGCTGGAAAGCTGGTGCACCTCGCCACCGCCGAGGTGTGGCCCTTCGCCCTAACGAGGACGCTTACGCCTAGGCATGTCGGCATCAGTGGGGCATCTCGGCTGACGTACCGAGCGGTGCACTCGCATGATGTCAACAATGTCG is part of the Mesorhizobium sp. L-2-11 genome and harbors:
- a CDS encoding VirB3 family type IV secretion system protein, producing MAAGVQHIEGFEVPVHRALTEPILLGGAPRAVAILNGTVAAAIGLGLQQWIAGLVLWLGGHTLAVFAARRDPDFASVLVRHLRLRGWLAC
- a CDS encoding TrbC/VirB2 family protein — its product is MRKKLRFLSFAALAFLLTVPAHAAGSGMPWEQPLQQILESVQGPVAKIVAVIIIITTGLTLAFGDTAGGFRRLFQIVFGLSIAFAASSFFLSFFSFGGGALV
- the trbB gene encoding P-type conjugative transfer ATPase TrbB, with amino-acid sequence MSAHPAADHRRRAMLRTAMGPTITEALADPLVIEVMVNPDGALRLDRLGEGRIDTAVHMHPSEAERIIRLVASHVRAEAHADNPIVSAELPSGERFEGLLPPVVLAPCFAIRKPAAKLYTLANYVADRIMLPLQADALIKAVRERRNILVAGGTSSGKTTLANALLAEVAECDERVILIEDTRELQCAAKDCVALRTRRGSVTLADLVRSTLRLRPDRIIVGEVRGAEALDMLKAWNTGHPGGIATVHANSARSALYRIEQLAQEAVVTVPRRLIANAIDLIVFIAGRGSSRRIDAIAEVTGLDGSGDYALTPLTPPQL
- a CDS encoding CopG family transcriptional regulator translates to MKPHRIRHQFLLEPELSEKLDNLSRDPSTTKSAVVAKAVEAFIERRGENELDRRYGMRLDRLSRDLSHVRRDVDMTLESLALFIRFSITLHAHTPVPDKATQAIAQERFDKFVEQVGRQIASGKRSLGEDNGGGGEG
- a CDS encoding conjugal transfer protein TraG codes for the protein MTPTKLLIGQIAIVFAIVLLGVWAATQWCAHMLAFQEQLGAPWFVAAGWPIYEPWKLLEWWFQFDAYAPEVFDKAGMLAGTSGFMGCAAAIAGSLWRARQRGLVTTYGSSRWAATREIEKAGLFQPEGVFLGKLKDRYLRHDGPEHVMAFAPTRSGKGVGLVVPTLLSWSGSAVIHDIKGENWQLSSGWRSRFSHCLLFNPTDPRSARYNPLLEVRKGSDEIRDVQNIADILVDPEGALERRNHWEKTSHSLLVGAILHVLYAEEEKTLARVATFLSDPQRSFAATLRRMMTTNHLGAANKPEVHPVVASAAREVLNKSENERSGVLSTAMSFLGLYRDPTVAAVTSDCDWRIADLMDAEWPMSLYLVVPPSDISRTKPLVRLILNQIGRRLTERLEGDPKKSRKHQLLMMLDEFPALGRLDFFETALAFMAGYGIRAYLIAQSLNQISKAYGDNNAILDNCHLRIAFSSNDERTAKRISDALGTATELRSMRNYAGHRLAPWLSHVMVSRQETARPLLTPGEVMQLPPADELVLVSGLPPIRAKKLRYYEDHNFTERVLPSPVLRDGPYADCPMSRPDDWTGQVRGVDRRLASDDESAGAALADEGGVQQQRHPGLPEEHTAVTQEPDQDDLSRPADDDSEAMADKRVMDRISTVAGAYGINEGRDDDKDIVPGF
- a CDS encoding ZinT/AdcA family metal-binding protein; amino-acid sequence: MVYPFLTMERSIQSWLIRRRAATRAQMSTRLLRDRLSHQFERITIDGDTVAFFEGGKPLEACFPGDGCEILTSKKGNRMGVKFRFGVALASSHLVG
- the hemN gene encoding oxygen-independent coproporphyrinogen III oxidase produces the protein MQTTKHREAHLPWYTIYPTVAEFSGAVGADAYEEWLRNLPANDPASLYLHVPFCRSKCWYCGFPTTITRHDAPIVNYLAALRDEIRLVSEHAPQALPVSDVHFGGGTPTLMGPVEFLALTEFLRRHFALAETATIAVEIDPRTFTADMAEALQAAGVNRASLGVQSFDPIVQKAINRVQSEAQTAAAVEMLRRHGVTSINFDLIFGLPHQTVQSCVETTRAAVAMRPNRLAVFGYSHIPSFIKNQRLIEEASLPGSAARAEQDAAIAVTLIAAGYREIGLDHFALPDDDLALAQKTGRLRRNSLGYSADTCKTLIGFGASAIGRVGEGYVQNEVTRDSYCRHIAAGRLATSKGYRLTDEDRARAAIIERLMCDLEADVPAICAAHGSDPIHFLDSAERLAMLAKDGIVDIEKGFVRVRRQHRFAMRVVAAAFDAFLDRVAR